The proteins below come from a single Ruegeria sp. SCSIO 43209 genomic window:
- the phoB gene encoding phosphate regulon transcriptional regulator PhoB: MSADQPTVLVVEDELAQREVLAYNLDAEGFRVIRAANGDEALLLVEEDRPDIIVLDWMMPNLSGIEVCRRLKTRPDTRSIPIIMLSARSEEVDKVRGLETGADDYVVKPYSVVELMARVRTQLRRVRPATVGIRLEFDDIILDSETHKVSRDNKLLKLGPTEFRLLSTFMEKPGRVWSREQLLDRVWGRDIYVDTRTVDVHIGRLRKALTQHGGEDPVRTVRGAGYALG, from the coding sequence ATGTCCGCTGATCAACCGACGGTACTGGTTGTTGAGGATGAGTTGGCCCAGAGAGAGGTGCTGGCCTATAATCTGGACGCCGAAGGGTTCCGGGTAATCCGTGCCGCTAATGGCGACGAAGCTTTGTTGCTGGTCGAAGAAGACCGCCCGGATATCATCGTTTTGGATTGGATGATGCCCAATCTGAGCGGTATCGAGGTTTGCCGCCGCTTGAAAACGCGGCCGGACACCCGATCAATTCCGATCATCATGCTGTCGGCGCGTTCAGAAGAGGTTGATAAAGTGCGCGGCCTTGAAACCGGTGCCGATGATTATGTGGTCAAGCCTTACTCGGTTGTCGAATTGATGGCACGTGTACGGACACAATTGCGCAGAGTCCGTCCAGCGACCGTGGGCATTCGGTTGGAGTTTGACGATATCATACTGGACTCTGAGACCCACAAGGTCAGCCGCGACAACAAGCTGTTAAAACTGGGCCCGACCGAGTTCCGGTTGCTGAGCACATTCATGGAAAAGCCCGGCCGGGTCTGGAGCCGCGAGCAGTTGCTTGACCGCGTATGGGGCCGCGATATCTACGTCGACACGCGTACTGTTGATGTTCATATCGGTCGTCTGCGCAAAGCGTTGACTCAACATGGCGGCGAAGATCCGGTGCGAACTGTGCGCGGGGCAGGGTACGCGCTCGGCTAA
- a CDS encoding LysR family transcriptional regulator, which yields MDTKRPILPPISALRALEALDRLGSASAVAHEMALTQSAVSRQLQTLEAHLDAELVSRDRKRLSLTKAGQDYVQEIRPALSQIAQAALKLHISPVGGTLNLAILPTFGMRWLVPRLPDFARRHPDITINMTTRLRPFSFASEPFDAALHFGEPDWPGTDRLLLSVERVLPVCAPELLPKGTPTSPRDLLKLPLLHIQTRPRAWQDWFQQMGVTHPYPLPGTVHDQFNTINQAALHGLGVALLPNYLVEQDLATGRLVAAFPDAIETMGAYYLVWPREKSGDGSLREFRHWLASQAQTEEALPR from the coding sequence ATGGACACCAAGCGCCCTATCCTGCCGCCTATATCCGCGCTGCGCGCGCTTGAGGCTTTGGATCGCCTTGGATCAGCCTCGGCAGTTGCGCATGAAATGGCACTGACGCAGAGCGCGGTCAGTCGGCAACTGCAGACGCTTGAAGCGCATTTGGACGCAGAATTGGTCAGCCGTGATCGCAAGCGATTGTCACTGACAAAGGCTGGACAAGACTATGTACAAGAAATTCGGCCAGCCTTGTCTCAGATCGCGCAGGCGGCGCTGAAACTGCACATTTCCCCTGTCGGTGGGACATTGAATCTGGCGATTCTGCCGACATTCGGAATGCGCTGGCTGGTACCGCGTCTGCCGGATTTCGCCCGCCGCCATCCGGATATCACAATCAACATGACCACGCGGTTGCGACCGTTTAGTTTTGCTTCGGAACCCTTTGATGCGGCTTTACATTTTGGGGAACCTGATTGGCCTGGAACTGATCGCTTGCTATTAAGTGTCGAGCGGGTTTTGCCCGTCTGCGCACCCGAGCTTTTACCCAAAGGCACTCCGACCTCACCCCGCGATCTGCTAAAACTGCCGCTGCTGCATATCCAGACAAGACCGCGCGCCTGGCAGGACTGGTTTCAACAGATGGGTGTCACGCACCCGTATCCCCTGCCCGGCACCGTCCACGACCAGTTCAACACCATCAACCAGGCCGCGCTGCACGGCCTGGGTGTTGCCTTGTTGCCAAACTATCTGGTGGAACAAGACCTTGCGACAGGTAGGCTGGTTGCAGCCTTCCCTGACGCGATAGAGACGATGGGGGCATATTATCTGGTTTGGCCGCGCGAAAAATCGGGTGATGGATCATTGCGAGAGTTTCGACACTGGCTTGCTTCTCAGGCCCAAACCGAAGAAGCGCTGCCACGTTAG
- a CDS encoding acyl-CoA dehydrogenase — translation MNAPDTKPVLRAKDAPDLGRFNWDDPFRLSDQLEEDERLIADSARAYAQEKLQPRVTKAFANEETDPEIFREMGEMGLLGTTIPEEYGGIGASYVSYGLVAREVERVDSGYRSMMSVQSSLVMYPIFAYGSEEQRRKYLPKLASGEWIGCFGLTEPDAGSDPAAMKTRAEKIDGGYRLTGSKMWISNAPIADVYVVWAKSDAHDGKIRGFVLDKGTKGLSAPKIENKLSLRTSITGEIVMDGVEVDEGALLPHVQGLKGPFGCLNRARYGISWGAMGAAECCWHAARQYGLDRKQFNRPLAQTQLFQCKLAEMQTEISLGLQASLRVGRLMDQAEAAPEMISIIKRNNCGKALDIARMSRDMHGGNGISLEFQVVRHMINLETVNTYEGTHDVHALILGRAQTGLQAFY, via the coding sequence ATGAACGCTCCAGATACAAAGCCTGTCCTGCGCGCAAAAGATGCGCCTGACCTTGGACGTTTCAACTGGGACGACCCGTTTCGCTTGTCGGACCAGTTGGAAGAGGATGAACGCCTGATTGCCGACAGCGCGCGCGCTTACGCCCAGGAGAAATTGCAGCCGCGTGTCACCAAGGCTTTTGCAAACGAAGAAACCGATCCCGAGATCTTTCGTGAAATGGGTGAAATGGGGCTGTTGGGCACGACAATCCCGGAAGAATATGGTGGGATCGGTGCGAGCTACGTATCTTATGGACTGGTGGCGCGGGAAGTTGAACGGGTGGATTCCGGCTATCGCTCGATGATGTCGGTGCAAAGCTCGTTGGTGATGTACCCGATTTTCGCCTATGGCAGCGAAGAACAGCGTCGCAAATATCTGCCGAAACTGGCAAGTGGCGAATGGATTGGGTGTTTTGGCCTGACAGAGCCGGATGCGGGTTCGGACCCGGCGGCGATGAAGACCCGTGCCGAGAAGATTGATGGCGGGTATCGTCTGACCGGCAGCAAGATGTGGATTTCAAACGCACCGATCGCAGATGTCTATGTGGTCTGGGCCAAGTCAGATGCGCATGACGGCAAGATTCGTGGATTCGTGCTGGATAAAGGCACCAAGGGCCTGAGCGCACCGAAGATCGAGAACAAGCTGAGCCTGCGTACTTCGATCACAGGTGAAATTGTCATGGATGGCGTTGAGGTGGACGAGGGCGCTTTGCTTCCACATGTTCAGGGTCTCAAGGGACCGTTCGGCTGCCTGAACCGCGCACGCTATGGTATCAGCTGGGGTGCGATGGGGGCCGCGGAATGCTGCTGGCACGCAGCGCGTCAATACGGCTTGGATCGTAAACAGTTCAATCGACCACTTGCGCAGACCCAGTTGTTTCAATGCAAACTGGCAGAGATGCAGACCGAAATCTCTTTGGGACTGCAAGCAAGCTTGCGCGTCGGCCGACTGATGGATCAGGCTGAAGCTGCGCCCGAGATGATCTCGATCATCAAACGTAACAATTGCGGCAAGGCATTGGACATTGCGCGGATGTCGCGTGACATGCACGGCGGCAACGGTATCTCACTTGAGTTCCAGGTGGTGCGTCACATGATCAATCTTGAGACAGTCAACACCTATGAGGGCACGCACGACGTTCATGCATTGATCCTGGGGCGGGCGCAAACCGGACTACAGGCATTTTACTGA